One genomic segment of Mastomys coucha isolate ucsf_1 unplaced genomic scaffold, UCSF_Mcou_1 pScaffold22, whole genome shotgun sequence includes these proteins:
- the P2rx2 gene encoding P2X purinoceptor 2 isoform X5 produces the protein MSEHKVWDVEEYVKPPEGGSVVSIITRIEVTPSQTLGTCPESMRVHSSTCHSDDDCVAGQLDMQGNGIRTGHCVPYYHGDSKTCEVSAWCPVEDGTSENHFLGKMAPNFTILIKNSIHYPKFKFSKGNIASQKSDYLKHCTFDQDSDPYCPIFRLGFIVDQAGENFTELAHKGGVIGVIINWNCDLDLSESECNPKYSFRRLDPKYDPASSGYNFRFAKYYKINGTTTTRTLIKAYGIRIDVIVHGQAGKFSLIPTIINLATALTSIGVGSFLCDWILLTFMNKNKLYSHKKFDKVRTPRHPSSRWPVTLALVLGQIPPPPSHYSQDQPPSLPSGEGPALGEGAELPLAVQPPRPCSISALTEQVVDTLDQHMGQRPPVPEPSQQDSTSADPKGLAQL, from the exons ATGTCGGAACACAAAGTGTGGGACGTGGAGGAATACGTAAAGCCCCCAGAG GGGGGCAGTGTAGTCAGCATCATCACCAGGATCGAGGTTACCCCTTCCCAGACCCTGGGAACATGCCCAGAG AGCATGAGGGTTCACAGCTCTACCTGCCATTCAGATGACGACTGTGTGGCCGGACAGCTGGACATGCAAGGCAATG GGATTCGGACAGGGCACTGTGTACCCTATTACCACGGGGACTCCAAGACCTGTGAGGTGTCAGCCTGGTGCCCGGTGGAGGATGGAACTTCTGAAAA TCATTTTCTGGGTAAAATGGCCCCAAATTTCACCATCCTCATCAAGAACAGCATCCACTATCCCAAATTCAAGTTCTCCAA GGGCAACATTGCAAGCCAGAAGAGTGACTACCTGAAGCACTGCACGTTTGATCAGGACTCTGACCCATACTGTCCCATCTTCAGGCTGGGCTTCATTGTAGATCAGGCAGGAGAGAACTTCACAGAACTGGCACACAAG GGCGGTGTCATCGGGGTCATCATCAACTGGAACTGTGACCTGGACTTGTCTGAATCAGAGTGCAACCCCAAATATTCTTTCCGGAGGCTCGACCCCAAGTATGACCCTGCCTCCTCAGGCTACAACTTCAG GTTTGCCAAGTATTACAAGATAAATGGCACCACCACCACTCGAACTCTCATCAAAGCCTATGGGATTCGAATTGATGTTATTGTGCATGGACAG GCAGGGAAATTCAGTCTCATCCCCACTATCATCAATCTGGCCACTGCTCTGACCTCCATTGGGGTG GGCTCCTTTCTGTGTGACTGGATTTTGTTAACGTTCATGAACAAAAACAAGCTCTACAGCCATAAGAAGTTCGACAAGGTGCGTACTCCAAGGCATCCCTCAAGTAGATGGCCTGTGACCCTTGCCCTTGTCTTGGGCCAGATCCCTCCCCCACCTAGTCACTACTCCCAGGATCAGCCACCCAGCCTTCCATCAGGTGAAGGACCAGCTTTGGGAGAAGGGGCAGAGCTGCCACTGGCTGTCCAGCCTCCTCGGCCTTGCTCCATCTCTGCTCTGACTGAGCAGGTGGTGGACACTCTTGACCAGCATATGGGACAAAGGCCTCCTGTCCCCGAGCCTTCCCAACAGGACTCCACATCCGCGGACCCCAAAGGTTTGGCCCAACTTTGA
- the P2rx2 gene encoding P2X purinoceptor 2 isoform X3 → MAAAQPRLPAGAAMVRRLARGCWSAFWDYETPKVIVVRNRRLGFVHRMVQLLILLYFVWYVFIVQKSYQDSETGPESSIITKVKGITMSEHKVWDVEEYVKPPEGGSVVSIITRIEVTPSQTLGTCPESMRVHSSTCHSDDDCVAGQLDMQGNGIRTGHCVPYYHGDSKTCEVSAWCPVEDGTSENHFLGKMAPNFTILIKNSIHYPKFKFSKGNIASQKSDYLKHCTFDQDSDPYCPIFRLGFIVDQAGENFTELAHKGGVIGVIINWNCDLDLSESECNPKYSFRRLDPKYDPASSGYNFRFAKYYKINGTTTTRTLIKAYGIRIDVIVHGQAGKFSLIPTIINLATALTSIGVGSFLCDWILLTFMNKNKLYSHKKFDKVVDTLDQHMGQRPPVPEPSQQDSTSADPKGLAQL, encoded by the exons ATGGCCGCTGCACAGCCCCGGCTTCCCGCGGGGGCGGCCATGGTCCGGCGCTTGGCCCGGGGCTGCTGGTCCGCGTTCTGGGACTACGAGACGCCCAAGGTGATCGTGGTGCGGAATCGGCGCCTGGGATTCGTGCACCGCATGGTGCAGCTGCTCATCCTGCTTTACTTCGTGTG GTACGTCTTCATCGTGCAGAAAAGCTACCAGGATAGCGAGACCGGTCCAGAGAGCTCCATCATCACCAAAGTCAAGGGGATCACCATGTCGGAACACAAAGTGTGGGACGTGGAGGAATACGTAAAGCCCCCAGAG GGGGGCAGTGTAGTCAGCATCATCACCAGGATCGAGGTTACCCCTTCCCAGACCCTGGGAACATGCCCAGAG AGCATGAGGGTTCACAGCTCTACCTGCCATTCAGATGACGACTGTGTGGCCGGACAGCTGGACATGCAAGGCAATG GGATTCGGACAGGGCACTGTGTACCCTATTACCACGGGGACTCCAAGACCTGTGAGGTGTCAGCCTGGTGCCCGGTGGAGGATGGAACTTCTGAAAA TCATTTTCTGGGTAAAATGGCCCCAAATTTCACCATCCTCATCAAGAACAGCATCCACTATCCCAAATTCAAGTTCTCCAA GGGCAACATTGCAAGCCAGAAGAGTGACTACCTGAAGCACTGCACGTTTGATCAGGACTCTGACCCATACTGTCCCATCTTCAGGCTGGGCTTCATTGTAGATCAGGCAGGAGAGAACTTCACAGAACTGGCACACAAG GGCGGTGTCATCGGGGTCATCATCAACTGGAACTGTGACCTGGACTTGTCTGAATCAGAGTGCAACCCCAAATATTCTTTCCGGAGGCTCGACCCCAAGTATGACCCTGCCTCCTCAGGCTACAACTTCAG GTTTGCCAAGTATTACAAGATAAATGGCACCACCACCACTCGAACTCTCATCAAAGCCTATGGGATTCGAATTGATGTTATTGTGCATGGACAG GCAGGGAAATTCAGTCTCATCCCCACTATCATCAATCTGGCCACTGCTCTGACCTCCATTGGGGTG GGCTCCTTTCTGTGTGACTGGATTTTGTTAACGTTCATGAACAAAAACAAGCTCTACAGCCATAAGAAGTTCGACAAG GTGGTGGACACTCTTGACCAGCATATGGGACAAAGGCCTCCTGTCCCCGAGCCTTCCCAACAGGACTCCACATCCGCGGACCCCAAAGGTTTGGCCCAACTTTGA
- the P2rx2 gene encoding P2X purinoceptor 2 isoform X1, with amino-acid sequence MAAAQPRLPAGAAMVRRLARGCWSAFWDYETPKVIVVRNRRLGFVHRMVQLLILLYFVWYVFIVQKSYQDSETGPESSIITKVKGITMSEHKVWDVEEYVKPPEGGSVVSIITRIEVTPSQTLGTCPESMRVHSSTCHSDDDCVAGQLDMQGNGIRTGHCVPYYHGDSKTCEVSAWCPVEDGTSENHFLGKMAPNFTILIKNSIHYPKFKFSKGNIASQKSDYLKHCTFDQDSDPYCPIFRLGFIVDQAGENFTELAHKGGVIGVIINWNCDLDLSESECNPKYSFRRLDPKYDPASSGYNFRFAKYYKINGTTTTRTLIKAYGIRIDVIVHGQAGKFSLIPTIINLATALTSIGVGSFLCDWILLTFMNKNKLYSHKKFDKVRTPRHPSSRWPVTLALVLGQIPPPPSHYSQDQPPSLPSGEGPALGEGAELPLAVQPPRPCSISALTEQVVDTLDQHMGQRPPVPEPSQQDSTSADPKGLAQL; translated from the exons ATGGCCGCTGCACAGCCCCGGCTTCCCGCGGGGGCGGCCATGGTCCGGCGCTTGGCCCGGGGCTGCTGGTCCGCGTTCTGGGACTACGAGACGCCCAAGGTGATCGTGGTGCGGAATCGGCGCCTGGGATTCGTGCACCGCATGGTGCAGCTGCTCATCCTGCTTTACTTCGTGTG GTACGTCTTCATCGTGCAGAAAAGCTACCAGGATAGCGAGACCGGTCCAGAGAGCTCCATCATCACCAAAGTCAAGGGGATCACCATGTCGGAACACAAAGTGTGGGACGTGGAGGAATACGTAAAGCCCCCAGAG GGGGGCAGTGTAGTCAGCATCATCACCAGGATCGAGGTTACCCCTTCCCAGACCCTGGGAACATGCCCAGAG AGCATGAGGGTTCACAGCTCTACCTGCCATTCAGATGACGACTGTGTGGCCGGACAGCTGGACATGCAAGGCAATG GGATTCGGACAGGGCACTGTGTACCCTATTACCACGGGGACTCCAAGACCTGTGAGGTGTCAGCCTGGTGCCCGGTGGAGGATGGAACTTCTGAAAA TCATTTTCTGGGTAAAATGGCCCCAAATTTCACCATCCTCATCAAGAACAGCATCCACTATCCCAAATTCAAGTTCTCCAA GGGCAACATTGCAAGCCAGAAGAGTGACTACCTGAAGCACTGCACGTTTGATCAGGACTCTGACCCATACTGTCCCATCTTCAGGCTGGGCTTCATTGTAGATCAGGCAGGAGAGAACTTCACAGAACTGGCACACAAG GGCGGTGTCATCGGGGTCATCATCAACTGGAACTGTGACCTGGACTTGTCTGAATCAGAGTGCAACCCCAAATATTCTTTCCGGAGGCTCGACCCCAAGTATGACCCTGCCTCCTCAGGCTACAACTTCAG GTTTGCCAAGTATTACAAGATAAATGGCACCACCACCACTCGAACTCTCATCAAAGCCTATGGGATTCGAATTGATGTTATTGTGCATGGACAG GCAGGGAAATTCAGTCTCATCCCCACTATCATCAATCTGGCCACTGCTCTGACCTCCATTGGGGTG GGCTCCTTTCTGTGTGACTGGATTTTGTTAACGTTCATGAACAAAAACAAGCTCTACAGCCATAAGAAGTTCGACAAGGTGCGTACTCCAAGGCATCCCTCAAGTAGATGGCCTGTGACCCTTGCCCTTGTCTTGGGCCAGATCCCTCCCCCACCTAGTCACTACTCCCAGGATCAGCCACCCAGCCTTCCATCAGGTGAAGGACCAGCTTTGGGAGAAGGGGCAGAGCTGCCACTGGCTGTCCAGCCTCCTCGGCCTTGCTCCATCTCTGCTCTGACTGAGCAGGTGGTGGACACTCTTGACCAGCATATGGGACAAAGGCCTCCTGTCCCCGAGCCTTCCCAACAGGACTCCACATCCGCGGACCCCAAAGGTTTGGCCCAACTTTGA
- the P2rx2 gene encoding P2X purinoceptor 2 isoform X4: protein MLLRGVTGLSELTGPPRLYFCTQGGSVVSIITRIEVTPSQTLGTCPESMRVHSSTCHSDDDCVAGQLDMQGNGIRTGHCVPYYHGDSKTCEVSAWCPVEDGTSENHFLGKMAPNFTILIKNSIHYPKFKFSKGNIASQKSDYLKHCTFDQDSDPYCPIFRLGFIVDQAGENFTELAHKGGVIGVIINWNCDLDLSESECNPKYSFRRLDPKYDPASSGYNFRFAKYYKINGTTTTRTLIKAYGIRIDVIVHGQAGKFSLIPTIINLATALTSIGVGSFLCDWILLTFMNKNKLYSHKKFDKVRTPRHPSSRWPVTLALVLGQIPPPPSHYSQDQPPSLPSGEGPALGEGAELPLAVQPPRPCSISALTEQVVDTLDQHMGQRPPVPEPSQQDSTSADPKGLAQL from the exons ATGCTCCTCCGCGGTGTGACTGGTCTGAGTGAGCTGACAGGCCCACCGCGCCTTTATTTCTGCACCCAGGGGGGCAGTGTAGTCAGCATCATCACCAGGATCGAGGTTACCCCTTCCCAGACCCTGGGAACATGCCCAGAG AGCATGAGGGTTCACAGCTCTACCTGCCATTCAGATGACGACTGTGTGGCCGGACAGCTGGACATGCAAGGCAATG GGATTCGGACAGGGCACTGTGTACCCTATTACCACGGGGACTCCAAGACCTGTGAGGTGTCAGCCTGGTGCCCGGTGGAGGATGGAACTTCTGAAAA TCATTTTCTGGGTAAAATGGCCCCAAATTTCACCATCCTCATCAAGAACAGCATCCACTATCCCAAATTCAAGTTCTCCAA GGGCAACATTGCAAGCCAGAAGAGTGACTACCTGAAGCACTGCACGTTTGATCAGGACTCTGACCCATACTGTCCCATCTTCAGGCTGGGCTTCATTGTAGATCAGGCAGGAGAGAACTTCACAGAACTGGCACACAAG GGCGGTGTCATCGGGGTCATCATCAACTGGAACTGTGACCTGGACTTGTCTGAATCAGAGTGCAACCCCAAATATTCTTTCCGGAGGCTCGACCCCAAGTATGACCCTGCCTCCTCAGGCTACAACTTCAG GTTTGCCAAGTATTACAAGATAAATGGCACCACCACCACTCGAACTCTCATCAAAGCCTATGGGATTCGAATTGATGTTATTGTGCATGGACAG GCAGGGAAATTCAGTCTCATCCCCACTATCATCAATCTGGCCACTGCTCTGACCTCCATTGGGGTG GGCTCCTTTCTGTGTGACTGGATTTTGTTAACGTTCATGAACAAAAACAAGCTCTACAGCCATAAGAAGTTCGACAAGGTGCGTACTCCAAGGCATCCCTCAAGTAGATGGCCTGTGACCCTTGCCCTTGTCTTGGGCCAGATCCCTCCCCCACCTAGTCACTACTCCCAGGATCAGCCACCCAGCCTTCCATCAGGTGAAGGACCAGCTTTGGGAGAAGGGGCAGAGCTGCCACTGGCTGTCCAGCCTCCTCGGCCTTGCTCCATCTCTGCTCTGACTGAGCAGGTGGTGGACACTCTTGACCAGCATATGGGACAAAGGCCTCCTGTCCCCGAGCCTTCCCAACAGGACTCCACATCCGCGGACCCCAAAGGTTTGGCCCAACTTTGA
- the P2rx2 gene encoding P2X purinoceptor 2 isoform X2, which translates to MAAAQPRLPAGAAMVRRLARGCWSAFWDYETPKVIVVRNRRLGFVHRMVQLLILLYFVWYVFIVQKSYQDSETGPESSIITKVKGITMSEHKVWDVEEYVKPPEGGSVVSIITRIEVTPSQTLGTCPESMRVHSSTCHSDDDCVAGQLDMQGNGIRTGHCVPYYHGDSKTCEVSAWCPVEDGTSEKGNIASQKSDYLKHCTFDQDSDPYCPIFRLGFIVDQAGENFTELAHKGGVIGVIINWNCDLDLSESECNPKYSFRRLDPKYDPASSGYNFRFAKYYKINGTTTTRTLIKAYGIRIDVIVHGQAGKFSLIPTIINLATALTSIGVGSFLCDWILLTFMNKNKLYSHKKFDKVRTPRHPSSRWPVTLALVLGQIPPPPSHYSQDQPPSLPSGEGPALGEGAELPLAVQPPRPCSISALTEQVVDTLDQHMGQRPPVPEPSQQDSTSADPKGLAQL; encoded by the exons ATGGCCGCTGCACAGCCCCGGCTTCCCGCGGGGGCGGCCATGGTCCGGCGCTTGGCCCGGGGCTGCTGGTCCGCGTTCTGGGACTACGAGACGCCCAAGGTGATCGTGGTGCGGAATCGGCGCCTGGGATTCGTGCACCGCATGGTGCAGCTGCTCATCCTGCTTTACTTCGTGTG GTACGTCTTCATCGTGCAGAAAAGCTACCAGGATAGCGAGACCGGTCCAGAGAGCTCCATCATCACCAAAGTCAAGGGGATCACCATGTCGGAACACAAAGTGTGGGACGTGGAGGAATACGTAAAGCCCCCAGAG GGGGGCAGTGTAGTCAGCATCATCACCAGGATCGAGGTTACCCCTTCCCAGACCCTGGGAACATGCCCAGAG AGCATGAGGGTTCACAGCTCTACCTGCCATTCAGATGACGACTGTGTGGCCGGACAGCTGGACATGCAAGGCAATG GGATTCGGACAGGGCACTGTGTACCCTATTACCACGGGGACTCCAAGACCTGTGAGGTGTCAGCCTGGTGCCCGGTGGAGGATGGAACTTCTGAAAA GGGCAACATTGCAAGCCAGAAGAGTGACTACCTGAAGCACTGCACGTTTGATCAGGACTCTGACCCATACTGTCCCATCTTCAGGCTGGGCTTCATTGTAGATCAGGCAGGAGAGAACTTCACAGAACTGGCACACAAG GGCGGTGTCATCGGGGTCATCATCAACTGGAACTGTGACCTGGACTTGTCTGAATCAGAGTGCAACCCCAAATATTCTTTCCGGAGGCTCGACCCCAAGTATGACCCTGCCTCCTCAGGCTACAACTTCAG GTTTGCCAAGTATTACAAGATAAATGGCACCACCACCACTCGAACTCTCATCAAAGCCTATGGGATTCGAATTGATGTTATTGTGCATGGACAG GCAGGGAAATTCAGTCTCATCCCCACTATCATCAATCTGGCCACTGCTCTGACCTCCATTGGGGTG GGCTCCTTTCTGTGTGACTGGATTTTGTTAACGTTCATGAACAAAAACAAGCTCTACAGCCATAAGAAGTTCGACAAGGTGCGTACTCCAAGGCATCCCTCAAGTAGATGGCCTGTGACCCTTGCCCTTGTCTTGGGCCAGATCCCTCCCCCACCTAGTCACTACTCCCAGGATCAGCCACCCAGCCTTCCATCAGGTGAAGGACCAGCTTTGGGAGAAGGGGCAGAGCTGCCACTGGCTGTCCAGCCTCCTCGGCCTTGCTCCATCTCTGCTCTGACTGAGCAGGTGGTGGACACTCTTGACCAGCATATGGGACAAAGGCCTCCTGTCCCCGAGCCTTCCCAACAGGACTCCACATCCGCGGACCCCAAAGGTTTGGCCCAACTTTGA
- the Lrcol1 gene encoding leucine-rich colipase-like protein 1, producing the protein MSAMMWMLPPLLLPQLWAMPTFYDKNMKKEVSAYKGIGEMCQNNSECQSDCCVTNSANPQKFCTSQTVFLECVPWRKPNGFLCEENTECHSNCCIRTSNSPDTFCSSKTIFMQCISWRKAEGDLCQHHFECWSLCCLPLSENSPSHCTKRTGLLALCLPV; encoded by the exons ATGTCTGCCATGATGTGGAtgctgccgccgctgctgctgccgcAGCTCTGGGCTATGCCCACATTCTATGATAAGAACATGAAGAAAGAGGTCTCAGCCTACAAG GGGATCGGAGAGATGTGTCAAAACAATTCTGAGTGTCAGAGCGACTGCTGTGTCACCAACAGCGCGAACCCACAGAAATTCTGCACCTCCCAGACCGTGTTTTTGGAATGTGTGCCCTGGAGGAAG CCAAATGGGTTCCTCTgtgaagaaaacacagaatgcCACAGCAACTGTTGCATCAGGACTAGCAACAGCCCCGACACGTTCTGCTCATCAAAGACCATCTTCATGCAGTGTATATCTTGGCGCAAG GCTGAAGGAGACCTGTGCCAACACCACTTCGAATGCTGGAGTCTTTGCTGCCTCCCACTGAGCGAGAATAGTCCTTCCCACTGCACAAAGCGCACGGGGCTCCTGGCCCTCTGCCTGCCAGTG TGA